In the Gouania willdenowi unplaced genomic scaffold, fGouWil2.1 scaffold_120_arrow_ctg1, whole genome shotgun sequence genome, aaattaaataatcaaaatatcaattcacccttgggtaggcactgcctaccttgcctaccctgacagcacgtcactggttgTAGATATACACATGTAGAACCACACAAAGCGTTCCTAGGTTAATGAAATATGTtcaataaaacatcaaatggataaaaatgtctctgatcaatttttctagaaccacagagtgtctgttttatgtcatggtgagtttccgtgaacactgtgatgagcgggtccctttaaatgttgtcactgcaatgaattgtgggtcgtcattatgtggtctcctttggtaaaggattcatcagtgtttcctaggctaaaggaggttataaaggatgcattgagcctcctttccatAGCTTaaagagaattggaacgctccttatcatggccgccacttaaacactttcagagtaaaggaaaagtggataagaaaggagataggagggactattaggACACAGCCTGTATCTGCTCACTGATTGGTTGTCCTCAGGATGAACACTCGGGGGGGGTCGTCCTTCAGCAGTCCCACGGGGACGCCCACCTGTGGCCGTAGAGTCCGTCAACTTCCTGTTGTTCCTCGTAAAGCTGCTTCAGACAGATGTACGTACCCCACAGCACACCTTCAACACCAAACCATTGTCTTAACCCTTTGGAGCCCCTGCAGATCAGAGTCATTATGAGCTGATGCTGCAAGTGAAGCAGAATGTTATCAGTTCAAATCAAACTGTTTCTTTGATACTATTTATTGATTAGTTAAAACATGTGATTCCAtcctttcttcttctgctcttcTCTCGTCAGTTTTGGCCACACCCACTTCAGGAGCGTTACTGACGTCTCCTACAATGATGCACCAAAGCCTTTCTCCACTTAACCAGAGAACACTATCTCCTGTCAATCACTACacacaagccccgccccctgccaTTACAACCACACCTGAAACTACACCTGCACCTCCAGCTGTTGCTACAGCTGTTCCCACACCTGTACATCAACTTCCTCCTATGCCTGCGTTTGTTTCTCCAGCTTTAACTCCATCACCTGCAGTGCACTGCACACCTGCACCTCCAGCTGCTTCAACACCTGCACCTCCAGCTGCTTCAACACCTGCACCTCCAGCTGCTTCAACACCTGCACCTCCAGCTGCACCTGCACCTCCAGCTGCTTCAACACCTGCACCTCCAGCTGCACCTGCACCTCCAGCTGTTCCAGCAGCTGTTCCTCCCTCTCCTCAGCAGTGCCATGAATCTTTACCATCACCTGTTTCTGCTGAAGCTCCGCCTTCACCTGCACCATCACCGGCTCCGCCCCCTCAGACTCCAGGTGAGAGCATTTGAACTTAATTTCCATTGAAAATAATCAAACCAATCATTTTTTATTCGGTGAACTTTATGTCTGTATTGATCAAAGTTTACtcactgattgattgattgattgattgattaactgattgattgatcgTACCTTCTGTCAGAGCCGGACCGTCGTTCAGCGACTCCTGGAGGAAGCAGGAAAGGTACGTTTGTTCTTGTCTGAGGACATTAGCAGCTTCTCACTCTGTCCCTGTGATGATGCAGAGGTCACATGGGAGGACATGAGGAAGAAATCAGCCAATGGTGAGacagtcacttcctgtttctgattacaatcacatttctgtgcAGAAATATCAATGATTCCAATCAACTAATCACATTGTGTGAAACGTTAATGTAGATGTAGATATAGATGTTATAGATTGTAACTGATTAACAGGTGTTAATAATTCCCTCTTTTTTTCAGCGGATTCACTAACAGACGTTTCTAAGGTGGGttaatgatgaagatgatgatgatgatgatgatgatgatgatgatgatgatgatgatgatgatgatgatgatgatgatgatgatgatgatgatgatgatgatgatgatgatgatgatggtgatgatgatgatggtgatgatgatgatgatggttagTTGGGAAGGGGGACTTGCTGTGACAAATGACCtaccggggggggggggggtaatgtGGGGTCACATTGTGTGGGGAGATGCTGAACAACACACCCTCCTTAAAAACCAGTGAAGACGTGGCCCCTGGGGGTCCACACACTGGTGTGACTCTGGCGGTGAATTTTGCCcaaaaaggaaaatgaaatGGACAATGACAATGATGTCATAGATCTTTGCGATGTCAGTCTGTGACATCATTGGTCGTCTGTCTACAGGTCTGTGACGTCAGTGATGTGCCAGCCAATCCTGAAGCAGCTGAGAACATCAGGTGATCATTAAAGTGATGAAAGTAAATCGTCCAATCAGGTGTCGGGATTTATCATCTCTGTTTGTATGCTACCTGCTGATTTGCTGAAACAGTCAGGATGACACCTCAGCAGGCCAATCAGTGGAAAGGGTGGAGTTAGAGAGCAGAGCCGAGCTGCAGAAGAGCGAATCAGTTGATGAGGGAggcaaaggggaggagcctgaaTCAACTAGGTAAAACTCACCTGTAAGGTCATCATATTAGCAATGGAAGCTCCGCCCACACTATATGAACCCTGTGATGTTAGTGACAGTTATTGTACTCTCCTGCAGGGTGGCTCCTCCCCCTGTGGCTCCTCCCCTCACTAAGTCGTCCAGCGTTGGAGGTGAAATGTGTTCGTTGGGACGAAACGACGACGATGACGATGATAAAAAAAGACGCTCCAGCTTTGGAGCAAAAATGATGGGAATAGTTGGACTGGGAAAGAAGAGCCAGAGCGCCTCCCAGTTAAACCCTGAAGGTTAGTTATACTAGTTAAACCCTGAGGGTTAGTTATACTAGTTAACCACCTAAACCCTGAAGGTTAGTTATACTAGTTATACTAGTTAAACCCTGAGGGTTAGTTATACTAATTAAATCCTGAGGGTTAGTTATACTAGTTAAACCCTGAGGGTTAGTTATACTAGTTAAACCCTGAGGGTTAGTTATACTAGTTAACCACCTAAACCCTGAAGGTTAGTTATACTAGTTATACTAGTTAAACCCTGAGGGTTAGTTATACTAATTAAATCCTGAGGGTTAGTTATACTAGTTAACCACCTAAACCCTGAAGGTTAGTTATACTAGTTATACTAGTTAAACCATGAGGGTTAGTTATACTAATTAAATCCTGAGGGTTAGTTATACTAGTTAAACCCTGAGGGTTAGTTATACTAGTTAAACCATGAGGGTTAGTTATACTAATTAAATCCTGAGGGTTAGTTATACTAGTTAAACCCTGAGGGTTAGTTATACTAGTTAAACCATGAGGGTTAGTTATACTAGTTAAACCATGAGGGTTAGTTATACTAGTTAAACCATGAGGGTTAGTTATACTAGTTAAACCATGAGGGTTAGTTATACTAGTTAAACCATGAGGGTTAGTTATACTAGTTAAACCATGAGGGTTAGTTATACTAGTTAAACCATGAGGGTTAGTTATACTAGTTAAACCCTGAGGGTTAGTTATACTCGTTaacgtgacgtcacagtcgttcagcCGGAGACGTATCCATTGGAAACCCCCAGTGAGGGTTAGTTATACTAGTTAAACCAGTTAAACGCTGAGGGTTAGTTATACTAGTTACTTCCACCAAGCGCAGAGCGGTAAGGTTGTGTTTCACCCTCTGTTGATCTGTTAGCAAGAtgacttgaaaagttatgaactgatttggatgaaatttgtgataaaatGTTGGTGATGTTCTCGCTACCAAAAGaagatatagatatatgtatatatatcccattccttttcccattcatttgtgggtagtcatggtaacacagcgcaatgttgacaggtagtcatggtaatcctgagtttaccatgttacTGTGACCAGAGCGTGTTAGCTGAGCCTgagctgcttggcggaggtctgcgctctccttACTAGTTAAACCCTGAGTGTCAGTCtaaccagttaaaccagtgtATGCTGATGCTCTGCTCTGATTGGcccagaggaggagaagaagaagaaggtggtGCGACTTCCTGTCCAGCGCAGCATTGAGACGGGATTGGCTGTTGAGTTTAAATCTCGCTTTACTCGTCAACCCAGTCGAGACCCAGACGCTGATGAACCCAAACCTGGAGCGTAGGTCACATTCTGTTCATAGAACCTTCTGTTGGTAGAACCTTCTGTTGGTAGAACATTCTGTTGGTAGAACATTCTGTTGGTAGAACATTCTGTATGTTCTATGTTTGATTGGCTGAcctttaagtttaattttaaaatgctgCATTTTTCACTTTAATTCCTTTATTGATGAACTTTACCATTCTGTGTTCCATCTTCTTGAAATACGATGggattgatgacatcacttcctgtaGAAAGGATAATGGGATAGATAATATCAATGAGATTGATGATCACTTCCCAGTGAAAGCCCATTGGTTCTGTTTGCATTAacactgaggggcggattcactaaaggtttattGTTATTAAAACGTGTGCGGCGCTGCTGCGCTTCCCAATGCGCCCTCATTTCATTTAGCGCGTTTCGCTCTGATGACACATTGTAGGCGGATCTCTCAGGGGGAGCAacaatatgggaggaggaaataaattaatgctgTGGACGTAATGCAATTCATGAAATCTagaactgtttgctgtgataGTTTAAATACCATGACTGAGAAGGAGGTGCAgacacgcagagatcatcgctgcagtaaatgtggacagaacaCAGCAGAGATtaacaaaagtgtgtgtgtgtgagaaaaagAGGTTGTCTGTGCACAGAGATGGAAATATGGATATGACCATGGATCAATATCTCTTCAGACACTGCTCCACTGATCTccttcagttcatgttttaacgTCAAAGTCTCGTGTTGTATTGATCTCAGGCCAGAATCAACTGATCAGATGCGTCATTTACGCATaatcactgatggtgacatacGAGATTGTgctgacacagcgctgctcagacctactggatgatggtcagtagatcatcttcataGAATGCAgattgattgacagactgtgtatctgtattaactcagatcaatggtagatcaataggatggtttctgtcctaatctgactatttttcatggactgatcaaagcaaagttacaggactgtacggagcacccacattaaatgagggggaaaaaatatcattaggtttaaagttgttttaaaaagaaaaacaaaaaaaactttttatttgtttatttagttttctacattattaaatgtttgtgcagcagacaaagaagtccatctgcctccaatttaccTTCCTCAAATATCAGTGTGCTTGTGCcactgacgtctccacattaaatgagcaaaatgctcatttaaaaaaagggcggtctgcaccagttctgctcgtgcactaatgattgctgcaatcctcacagcaggtgaggaaactgggtcactaaaggatttatgGAAGCAACTGGATTACAACCCTTTATTTCAGTTCTTTGTTGTTCTGTCCCTGGTTGTTAAACATGCAGATTGTTTTCTGATGTTTGGTGGACTTAAATAATTCAGGTTTAGTTTGTTTCAGTAACAGATGTTGTTACAGACTTGGTTTGATGtcacatttataataataatgtatgagagagagagagagagagattcaGTTTCAGTTCCATCCCGATCAAGAAACACGAAAGACAATAACATACAGTGTCACGTGGGGGACAGGTACGGGAGTACTGGGGAGTGCACATGAGCAGCGCTccgtttcttagatgagaaatatgaaacaatgggtaagaagaagagttaaaaaaaaaaggcaaaaaccaaactgggcccttgtagagaggggcggagtttgagatcatgaaaaaaactcttcagcaaacattgcgacagaaaccaacaaacacaacaaacagtTCAGGATGGATCTCTAGGATGCGTAGTTCACAGGTCAAACACAGTGTGGCGCTGCCCTTATGGCGCACCTCCTACTGCCAACCGCTGGGaaggaggagggggtggagccaGAGAAGACGGTGACTAAGACACAatatgtagtgatgtaggaGGAGTGAAagataagcctgtttactcACTTTACCGAATGAGAATAGAGAAGGTGTTTGGAGACGGTCTAGCCATAACATGGCTGCCAGCCCTACTGCTCTGTTCCTGGTCAGTTTGATCAGTTATCCAATAGCGTGGTCATTTCCTGTGAGACAAACTATCCTCCTCTTAAAGTTCCACAGTGGAATCCATCTGAGAGAGTTCGGCGAGTTTGGCTCCTTTTGTCGTTGACTGCGGTTTCCAATAATGCTTCAACGTAATCCAATTTTGTGATAGatcaggaaaatgccagatccAAGAGTGAACGTCTTCCACGTCCTCAGGACTTGTGAACTCTCCCATTGCTCGTCCTTCTAGTAGAGATTTGACCAAAGAAAGACCAGatgatcaattccatgattagatTCAGGATCAGGATGCTGatagattaaaacatgacaaaagagcagcaagctggaaaaatacacattaatcATCTCATTCATAACAACAAGCTGTCATGATAGATCTgctttagcgttagcattaacattagcaatagtCTCCTTATAATGTAGCTGTTCTCTGCTCTGATAGGTTGATTTTTCCTGGCGTTAAACTGGCATCAGACCAGCACTTCACTGGTTTCCTGGATGGTTTAGGCCCCGCCCAATTGGCTGGACGCCAGACTTTAGCCACGCCTGCAATGGGTAAGAACTAATCAGAAGTCACATGATCTCATCAGCATCCACTGACCTGTGATTGGCTGTCTGCTGTCAGGTGACATCCAGGTGGGGATGGTTTACAGGAAAGAGCGACTCGACGTGGAAGTAGTTAGAGCGAGAGGACTCGTGGGAAAAcagggcaacaaaaacacaccaggtacacaacaaatacacaacatatacataataacaacatacaCAATAATAAGAACAcagcaggtacacacacacacacacactatctacACACATCAACATCCCAACAGGAAAACCACGtccgcgcgcacacacacacacactgatctgtgtgtgtgtgtgtgtgtagctccgTATGTGAAGGTCTACCTGATGGATAACGGGAAGTGTGTTCTGAAGAGGAGAACCCGCCTGGCCAGGAAGTCCTTGGACCCGTTGTATCAGCAGcagctgcagtttgaggaaCATCCAGAGGGAAAGGTTCTCCAGGTGAACCACAGGGTGGAgcacaaagtggaacaaaggaTGGAGACCAGAGGCTGAACTGTGTCCTCTTTCCCTGCAGATCATCGTGTGGGGCGACTATGGACGATTGGATCATAAATCCTTCATGGGAGCTGCTCAGATCCTGTTGGACGATCTGGACCTGTCCAACATGGTGATTGGATGGTTCAAACTGTTTCCAGCAACCTCATTGGTAGACCCCGCCTTAGCGCCGCTGACCAATAAGGAGAGAGAAGGCCCCTAGCATTGGGGCGGGGCTTATTCTGTCTTCTCGCTAACCTAGGCATGATGTcgtcagtgatgatgtcagagggAACAGTCCCCAAAACCTTTAGAATACTTTACATTCACATTGAACCTGGATTATATCAACCAACACACAAGAACCTAAAGAACATCAACCCCTACCCACAGGAACCTGGAGAACATCAACCCCTACCCACAGGAACCTGGAGAACATCAACCCCTACCCACAGGAACCTGGAGAACATCAACCCCTACCCACAGGAACCTGGAGAACATCAACCCAAACCCACAGGAACCTGGAGAACATCAACCCCTACCCACAGGAACCTGGAGAACATCAACCCCTACCCACAGGAACCTGGAGAACATCAACCCCTACCCACAGGAACCTGGAGAACATCAACCCCTACCCACAGGAAC is a window encoding:
- the LOC114458491 gene encoding regulating synaptic membrane exocytosis protein 2-like isoform X1; this encodes MTSLTFDEMRLHSRSRSMDGQRWDVGSWYGNPSSSFTPVAWQPSKDGERMIGRILLNKRMKDGSVPADYSALLGLKVVGGKMTESGRLCAFITKVKKGSLADTVGHLRPGDQVLEWNGQVLQGASFTEVYNIISESKLEPQVQLVVCRPIRNLCRPDGSLVHSESCFSSGDTQRCSSSTSGQVHRPPLVPRIQVKLWYDPVGYQLVLTVLGAKELPVREDGRPRYPFVRIYLHPDRSDRSQRRTKTVKKTNEPRWNQTFMYSPIHQHELKEGTLELTVWDQARVREEDSQFLGEVLIELDSALIDDQPHWYKLINTAPCLQSRELQLERVQSGRRLQYSQRINDGEFSDHECEEGIEVISDYRQNGRDFHGSSLSVPEQVLLSNPCSRSDSLRRRSRSPSQSLPPNSSNSLYPLNREDAVRLLQGSKMNRASSDSSGSLDRKHHRRFSYTNSLDSYDRYTMRTNHVLTGSWEDCSSDFIPDFPYDTDTLDEELLRMNTRGGSSFSSPTGTPTCGRRVRQLPVVPRKAASDRFLATPTSGALLTSPTMMHQSLSPLNQRTLSPVNHYTQAPPPAITTTPETTPAPPAVATAVPTPVHQLPPMPAFVSPALTPSPAVHCTPAPPAASTPAPPAASTPAPPAASTPAPPAAPAPPAASTPAPPAAPAPPAVPAAVPPSPQQCHESLPSPVSAEAPPSPAPSPAPPPQTPEPDRRSATPGGSRKEVTWEDMRKKSANADSLTDVSKVCDVSDVPANPEAAENISQDDTSAGQSVERVELESRAELQKSESVDEGGKGEEPESTRVAPPPVAPPLTKSSSVGGEMCSLGRNDDDDDDKKRRSSFGAKMMGIVGLGKKSQSASQLNPEEEEKKKKVVRLPVQRSIETGLAVEFKSRFTRQPSRDPDADEPKPGALIFPGVKLASDQHFTGFLDGLGPAQLAGRQTLATPAMGDIQVGMVYRKERLDVEVVRARGLVGKQGNKNTPAPYVKVYLMDNGKCVLKRRTRLARKSLDPLYQQQLQFEEHPEGKVLQIIVWGDYGRLDHKSFMGAAQILLDDLDLSNMVIGWFKLFPATSLVDPALAPLTNKEREGP
- the LOC114458491 gene encoding regulating synaptic membrane exocytosis protein 2-like isoform X2 — encoded protein: MTSLTFDEMRLHSRSRSMDGQRWDVGSWYGNPSSSFTPVAWQPSKDGERMIGRILLNKRMKDGSVPADYSALLGLKVVGGKMTESGRLCAFITKVKKGSLADTVGHLRPGDQVLEWNGQVLQGASFTEVYNIISESKLEPQVQLVVCRPIRNLCRPDGSLVHSESCFSSGDTQRCSSSTSGQVKLWYDPVGYQLVLTVLGAKELPVREDGRPRYPFVRIYLHPDRSDRSQRRTKTVKKTNEPRWNQTFMYSPIHQHELKEGTLELTVWDQARVREEDSQFLGEVLIELDSALIDDQPHWYKLINTAPCLQSRELQLERVQSGRRLQYSQRINDGEFSDHECEEGIEVISDYRQNGRDFHGSSLSVPEQVLLSNPCSRSDSLRRRSRSPSQSLPPNSSNSLYPLNREDAVRLLQGSKMNRASSDSSGSLDRKHHRRFSYTNSLDSYDRYTMRTNHVLTGSWEDCSSDFIPDFPYDTDTLDEELLRMNTRGGSSFSSPTGTPTCGRRVRQLPVVPRKAASDRFLATPTSGALLTSPTMMHQSLSPLNQRTLSPVNHYTQAPPPAITTTPETTPAPPAVATAVPTPVHQLPPMPAFVSPALTPSPAVHCTPAPPAASTPAPPAASTPAPPAASTPAPPAAPAPPAASTPAPPAAPAPPAVPAAVPPSPQQCHESLPSPVSAEAPPSPAPSPAPPPQTPEPDRRSATPGGSRKEVTWEDMRKKSANADSLTDVSKVCDVSDVPANPEAAENISQDDTSAGQSVERVELESRAELQKSESVDEGGKGEEPESTRVAPPPVAPPLTKSSSVGGEMCSLGRNDDDDDDKKRRSSFGAKMMGIVGLGKKSQSASQLNPEEEEKKKKVVRLPVQRSIETGLAVEFKSRFTRQPSRDPDADEPKPGALIFPGVKLASDQHFTGFLDGLGPAQLAGRQTLATPAMGDIQVGMVYRKERLDVEVVRARGLVGKQGNKNTPAPYVKVYLMDNGKCVLKRRTRLARKSLDPLYQQQLQFEEHPEGKVLQIIVWGDYGRLDHKSFMGAAQILLDDLDLSNMVIGWFKLFPATSLVDPALAPLTNKEREGP
- the LOC114458491 gene encoding regulating synaptic membrane exocytosis protein 2-like isoform X3 gives rise to the protein MTSLTFDEMRLHSRSRSMDGQRWDVGSWYGNPSSSFTPVAWQPSKDGERMIGRILLNKRMKDGSVPADYSALLGLKVVGGKMTESGRLCAFITKVKKGSLADTVGHLRPGDQVLEWNGQVLQGASFTEVYNIISESKLEPQVQLVVCRPIRNLCRPDGSLVHSESCFSSGDTQRCSSSTSGQVHRPPLVPRIQVKLWYDPVGYQLVLTVLGAKELPVREDGRPRYPFVRIYLHPDRSDRSQRRTKTVKKTNEPRWNQTFMYSPIHQHELKEGTLELTVWDQARVREEDSQFLGEVLIELDSALIDDQPHWYKLINTAPCLQSRELQLERVQSGRRLQYSQRINDGEFSDHECEEGIEVISDYRQNGRDFHGSSLSVPEQVLLSNPCSRSDSLRRRSRSPSQSLPPNSSNSLYPLNREDAVRLLQGSKMNRASSDSSGSLDRKHHRRFSYTNSLDSYDRYTMRTNHVLTGSWEDCSSDFIPDFPYDTDTLDEELLRMNTRGGSSFSSPTGTPTCGRRVRQLPVVPRKAASDRSLTPSPAVHCTPAPPAASTPAPPAASTPAPPAASTPAPPAAPAPPAASTPAPPAAPAPPAVPAAVPPSPQQCHESLPSPVSAEAPPSPAPSPAPPPQTPEPDRRSATPGGSRKEVTWEDMRKKSANADSLTDVSKVCDVSDVPANPEAAENISQDDTSAGQSVERVELESRAELQKSESVDEGGKGEEPESTRVAPPPVAPPLTKSSSVGGEMCSLGRNDDDDDDKKRRSSFGAKMMGIVGLGKKSQSASQLNPEEEEKKKKVVRLPVQRSIETGLAVEFKSRFTRQPSRDPDADEPKPGALIFPGVKLASDQHFTGFLDGLGPAQLAGRQTLATPAMGDIQVGMVYRKERLDVEVVRARGLVGKQGNKNTPAPYVKVYLMDNGKCVLKRRTRLARKSLDPLYQQQLQFEEHPEGKVLQIIVWGDYGRLDHKSFMGAAQILLDDLDLSNMVIGWFKLFPATSLVDPALAPLTNKEREGP